In Rattus norvegicus strain BN/NHsdMcwi chromosome 1, GRCr8, whole genome shotgun sequence, a genomic segment contains:
- the Vom1r30 gene encoding vomeronasal 1 receptor 30 produces MASRDLTMGIFFLSQTVLGMLGNSALLCCLIIADFTGIRTKPIDRIVKHLTWANIMVVICKGIPQTMTAFGHTYFLDETTCKLIFYLHRVSRGFSLGSTCLLSVFQAITISPSNCKSAQLKARAPQIIGPSLVLCWSLCLLLNIFLIMAVTDMTDKGNLTEFIHLVYCVGVKDSKLFHAGYAIILASTDVMCLGLMMWTSGSMMFFLLKHKQRVQYIHRSLANKPFHEIKATQSIVTLVSSFVVFNGTSVILALYFSLYFQLTLLANVSVAMNACFPALCPFLFIRNYIRVYKLSNS; encoded by the coding sequence ATGGCATCCAGAGACCTGACCATGGGCATCTTTTTCCTGTCTCAGACTGTTCTGGGAATGCTGGGGAACTCAGCCTTGCTTTGTTGTTTAATCATCGCTGACTTCACTGGGATCAGGACAAAGCCTATAGACCGAATTGTCAAACATCTGACTTGGGCCAACATCATGGTTGTTATCTGCAAAGGAATCCCTCAGACAATGACTGCTTTTGGTCATACATATTTTCTAGATGAAACTACATGTAAACTTATCTTTTATTTGCATAGAGTTTCTAGGGGATTTTCCCTTGGTTCCACATGCCTGTTAAGTGTCTTTCAGGCCATCACTATTAGCCCCAGCAATTGCAAGTCTGCACAGCTGAAGGCCAGAGCCCCCCAAATCATTGGTCCTTCCCTGGTACTGTGCTGGTCCCTGTGTCTACTTTTAAATATCTTCTTAATCATGGCAGTGACTGACATGACAGATAAAGGAAATCTTACTGAATTTATCCACTTGGTGTACTGTGTAGGAGTAAAGGATTCCAAGCTCTTTCATGCAGGATATGCGATCATATTGGCTTCCACTGATGTCATGTGTTTAGGACTCATGATGTGGACCAGTGGCTCCATGATGTTTTTCTTGCTCAAGCATAAGCAAAGGGTCCAGTATATTCACAGGTCCTTGGCTAATAAGCCCTTTCATGAGATCAAAGCTACACAAAGTATTGTTACCCTAGTGAGCAGTTTTGTAGTTTTTAATGGAACTTCTGTCATCTTAGCgttgtatttttctttatattttcaattGACATTGCTTGCCAATGTCAGTGTGGCCATGAATGCATGCTTCCCAGCACTGTGCCCCTTTCTGTTCATAAGAAACTATATTAGGGTTTATAAGCTCAGCAATAGTTAG